The Bacteroidales bacterium genome includes a region encoding these proteins:
- a CDS encoding CYTH domain-containing protein: MGKEIERKYLVTDNQYRSQSNVTYILQGYLISQKERVVRVRIKGDKGYITIKGENIGATRLEYEYAIPVVEAKEIIDNLCEKPVIEKNRYLYKAEDDHIWEIDEFLRDNQGLVVAEIELSDEQEEFVLPEWVGEEVTSDPRYYNSNLIGNPYKNWNK, encoded by the coding sequence ATGGGAAAAGAGATTGAACGTAAATATTTGGTAACAGATAATCAATATAGATCTCAATCAAATGTAACATATATCTTGCAGGGCTATCTAATATCTCAAAAAGAGCGAGTGGTAAGAGTGCGAATAAAAGGAGATAAAGGGTACATAACTATTAAAGGCGAAAATATAGGAGCCACTCGTCTTGAATATGAATACGCGATTCCGGTTGTTGAGGCAAAAGAGATTATTGATAATTTATGTGAAAAACCCGTAATAGAAAAAAACAGGTATTTATATAAGGCAGAGGATGATCATATATGGGAAATAGATGAGTTCTTAAGAGATAATCAAGGGTTAGTAGTTGCGGAGATTGAACTTTCAGATGAACAAGAGGAGTTTGTCTTGCCTGAGTGGGTAGGAGAGGAGGTAACCTCCGATCCCCGATATTACAATTCAAATTTAATAGGAAACCCCTATAAAAATTGGAATAAATAA
- a CDS encoding ABC transporter permease yields the protein MRTFIVLLQKEFLQICRNSFLPKLIIAFPIMLMLIMPLIMTMDVRNVNVAIVDMDCSSVSRRIASHIEASDYFSLKQTSSEYPLALSALEEGDIDVIVQIPKDFERNMMTSPERISITANAVNATKGSMGMQYVIQTIASSLKEVKNENSAIATSELITIENRYNPTLNYRHYMIPALMIIIFILICGFLPALSIVGEKESGTIEQINVTPVSRFSFILSKLLPYWIIGLFVVTIAMIIARLVYGLAPIGSVGTIYLGALLFILTISGLSLTVANFSETMQQTIFVMFFIIMVNMLMSGLLTPIDSMPEWAQNFTLILPPRFFIEILRSVYLKGTTITELWNNFMALGIFAIIFNSLAAITYKKQS from the coding sequence ATGCGTACGTTTATTGTATTACTTCAAAAAGAGTTCTTGCAGATTTGCCGTAACTCGTTTCTGCCAAAATTGATTATTGCATTTCCTATAATGCTAATGCTAATTATGCCTCTTATTATGACAATGGATGTGCGTAATGTTAATGTTGCTATTGTGGATATGGATTGTTCTTCTGTTTCTCGCAGGATTGCTTCTCATATTGAGGCTTCGGACTATTTTTCTCTGAAACAAACGTCCTCTGAATACCCTCTTGCTTTGAGTGCTTTGGAAGAGGGAGATATTGATGTTATTGTTCAGATTCCTAAAGATTTTGAACGTAATATGATGACATCTCCCGAAAGAATTAGCATTACTGCTAATGCAGTTAATGCCACAAAGGGTAGTATGGGTATGCAATACGTTATTCAGACTATTGCTTCATCACTGAAAGAGGTCAAAAACGAGAATAGTGCGATTGCTACATCAGAATTAATTACTATTGAGAATAGATATAATCCAACGCTTAATTATAGGCACTATATGATTCCTGCCCTAATGATTATTATATTTATTCTTATTTGCGGATTTCTTCCTGCATTGAGTATTGTTGGAGAGAAAGAGAGTGGAACTATTGAACAGATTAATGTTACTCCTGTTTCGAGATTTAGTTTTATTCTTTCAAAACTTCTGCCTTACTGGATTATAGGTTTGTTTGTGGTTACTATTGCTATGATTATTGCTCGATTGGTTTATGGTCTTGCCCCAATAGGTTCAGTTGGTACAATTTATTTGGGAGCATTGCTCTTTATATTAACTATATCAGGGTTAAGCCTAACGGTTGCCAATTTTTCAGAGACTATGCAACAGACTATTTTTGTTATGTTCTTTATTATTATGGTTAATATGCTTATGAGCGGTTTGCTTACGCCTATTGACTCAATGCCTGAATGGGCTCAGAACTTTACACTGATATTACCCCCAAGATTCTTTATTGAGATTCTTCGCTCTGTTTATCTTAAAGGTACAACAATTACAGAGTTATGGAATAACTTTATGGCACTGGGTATTTTTGCTATTATATTTAACTCCCTTGCTGCTATTACATATAAAAAGCAGAGTTAA
- the rfbD gene encoding dTDP-4-dehydrorhamnose reductase: MAVLLITGANGQLGNEMRCIADRDNINSYIFTDVEELDITNFSDICNFVEIHKPDFIINCAAYTAVDKAEDDSEICAKINTLAVDNLANAAKIANAKVIHVSTDYVYGGDATMPYIESDTTNPKSVYGKTKLEGEIALANILPEQSITIRTSWLYSSFGRNFVKTMISLGKERESLNVVCDQRGTPTFARDLANAIMSIVNSNKFESGIYNYSNEGECSWHEFACEIFKIADIDCMVNAITTDQYPTKAQRPAYSVLDKSKIKKVYGLEIPEWRESLKDCIKLLNSNID, from the coding sequence ATGGCAGTTTTATTAATTACAGGTGCTAATGGTCAATTAGGCAATGAGATGCGTTGCATTGCTGATAGAGATAATATCAATTCTTACATTTTTACCGATGTTGAGGAGTTGGATATTACAAACTTTAGTGATATTTGTAATTTTGTTGAAATTCACAAACCTGACTTTATCATTAACTGTGCCGCATATACTGCTGTTGACAAAGCAGAAGATGATAGTGAGATTTGTGCTAAAATAAATACTCTCGCAGTTGATAACTTAGCCAATGCCGCAAAGATTGCCAACGCAAAGGTTATTCATGTATCAACCGACTATGTTTATGGTGGAGATGCTACTATGCCATACATAGAGAGCGACACAACAAATCCAAAATCAGTATATGGCAAAACAAAACTTGAAGGAGAGATTGCTCTTGCCAATATATTACCCGAACAGAGTATTACAATAAGAACTTCATGGTTATACTCATCTTTTGGTAGAAATTTTGTTAAGACAATGATTTCACTTGGCAAAGAGCGTGAGAGTTTAAATGTTGTTTGCGATCAACGTGGAACTCCTACTTTTGCCCGTGATTTGGCAAATGCTATTATGAGTATTGTAAACTCAAATAAGTTTGAGTCTGGGATATACAACTATTCAAATGAGGGAGAATGTTCGTGGCATGAGTTTGCTTGTGAGATTTTTAAAATTGCAGATATTGATTGCATGGTTAATGCCATTACAACTGACCAATACCCAACAAAGGCTCAAAGACCTGCATATAGTGTTTTAGATAAGAGCAAAATTAAAAAGGTGTATGGTTTAGAGATACCCGAATGGAGAGAGAGTTTAAAAGATTGTATTAAGTTATTAAATAGTAATATAGATTAA
- a CDS encoding ABC transporter ATP-binding protein: MNDIVISVKNLTKQFGNFIAVDNISFDVKRGEIFGFLGANGAGKTTAMRMLCGLSYPTSGSGSVAGFDVMREGEMIKKHIGYMSQRFSLYNDLTVWENMRLFAGIYGMSKNDTEARATELLTQLNFLNERDTLVSALPLGWKQKLSFVIATIHSPEVVFLDEPTGGVDPITRRQFWELIYKAAESGTTIFVTTHYMDEAEYCSRVSIMVDGEVRALDTPTRLKEEYGVESMDEVFRILARKAKRGE; this comes from the coding sequence ATGAACGATATAGTTATTTCTGTTAAAAATCTTACTAAACAATTTGGCAACTTTATTGCCGTTGATAACATATCGTTTGATGTGAAGAGAGGTGAGATTTTTGGTTTCCTTGGTGCTAATGGTGCCGGTAAAACTACCGCTATGCGTATGTTGTGTGGTCTGAGTTATCCAACCTCGGGCAGTGGTAGTGTTGCAGGCTTTGATGTTATGCGAGAAGGTGAGATGATAAAAAAACATATTGGCTATATGAGCCAACGTTTCTCGCTCTATAACGATCTTACTGTTTGGGAAAATATGCGTCTGTTTGCCGGCATCTACGGAATGTCTAAAAATGATACCGAAGCGAGAGCGACTGAGTTACTTACGCAATTAAACTTTTTGAATGAGAGGGATACTCTTGTTAGTGCATTACCTCTTGGGTGGAAACAGAAGTTATCGTTTGTTATTGCAACTATTCATTCGCCTGAGGTGGTGTTTTTAGATGAACCTACGGGTGGTGTTGACCCAATTACAAGACGTCAATTTTGGGAACTTATATATAAGGCTGCTGAGAGTGGCACTACTATTTTTGTTACCACACACTATATGGATGAGGCGGAATATTGTTCGAGAGTTTCAATTATGGTGGATGGCGAGGTACGTGCCTTAGACACACCTACTCGTCTTAAAGAGGAGTATGGTGTTGAGTCAATGGATGAAGTTTTTCGTATTTTGGCTCGTAAAGCAAAGAGAGGAGAGTAA
- a CDS encoding carboxypeptidase-like regulatory domain-containing protein yields the protein MPTSVQAQTTYVSGIVTDSTTSEPMPYVTVYFRGTQTVQMTDEAGYFSIKTNTDSKELIVSSVGYKDYVYPVIRGEKYQISVKLQNEEYAMEEVVVKPKREKYKRRGNPAVEFVKKVIKAGESNSLEEKDYYTHDQYDRLTLAFNDFNENKKEKPIFRKFKFLFDYVDTSEVSGKPILTVSIKERNSKIYYKKEGNTKKQYIEAIRRMGIDDMLNQESMQQFYDELFKEVNIYDNQINLMLTRFVSPLSNIAPSFYKFYLLDTIAIDSVQCVDLGFAPHNSESNGFVGHLYVTLDSTYFVKKVDMNVPKDINLNYVQSMKIKQEFTRTEDGLRIKKLDDAIVEMKLMPGIQGLHVRRLIGCRNHSFEAPADSSIFEKEGAVIEDEYALMQPNQYWEDNRMIPIKKKENSVDKILAQLRQNKVFYWSEKILTSLVSGYVPTSKNSKFDLGPLNTTISGNTVEGARLRIGGMTTPNLHKRIFLDGYVAFGTRDKKFKYKADFIYSFIDKKEHYKEYPIHQIRLSHKYDINQLGQQYRFTNKDNVFLALKRMKDVRSTYLRTSEIEYMREHRHGLSYNIGFAFKTEEATQWMEFVDGYGNSLKKYDQADFNIKIRYAHKERFYQTKGQRYPISKTAPIILLNHGMGWKGFLNSKYNYQRTDLSLQKAFWFSTYGHLNAVLKFSKVWTKTPYTALIIPDANLTYTIQPQSFSVLNPVEFIFDNYAAWDLEYYANGILFNHIPYIKYLKIREVVSFRGFFGYLSDKNNPEKDPTLWRFPDVNQNAHWKPKLPYMEVGVGLDNILSILRIEYVFRVTYRDLPNIKKGGVRIELHFSF from the coding sequence ATGCCGACTTCGGTGCAAGCGCAAACTACATACGTTTCGGGTATCGTAACCGACTCTACCACAAGCGAACCTATGCCTTATGTTACTGTATATTTTAGAGGTACACAAACGGTTCAGATGACTGATGAAGCTGGATACTTCTCTATAAAAACAAACACAGATTCAAAAGAGTTAATTGTATCTTCGGTTGGCTATAAAGATTATGTCTATCCTGTTATCAGGGGTGAGAAGTACCAAATCTCGGTGAAGTTGCAAAACGAAGAGTATGCAATGGAAGAGGTTGTGGTTAAACCTAAACGCGAAAAATATAAGCGTAGAGGCAACCCTGCGGTAGAGTTTGTAAAGAAAGTTATTAAAGCAGGAGAGAGTAATAGTTTGGAAGAGAAGGATTATTATACTCATGATCAATACGATAGATTAACTCTTGCTTTTAATGATTTTAACGAGAATAAGAAAGAGAAACCTATTTTCCGTAAATTCAAATTCTTATTTGATTATGTTGACACTTCAGAGGTTTCGGGTAAACCTATTTTGACTGTGTCAATCAAAGAGCGAAACTCTAAGATATACTACAAAAAAGAGGGTAATACTAAAAAGCAATATATTGAGGCTATCAGGCGTATGGGTATTGATGATATGCTCAACCAAGAGAGTATGCAACAATTCTACGATGAGCTTTTTAAGGAGGTTAATATTTATGACAACCAAATTAATTTGATGCTTACTCGTTTTGTGAGTCCTCTTTCAAATATTGCTCCTTCGTTTTATAAGTTCTACCTTTTAGATACTATTGCTATTGATAGTGTTCAGTGTGTTGATTTAGGATTTGCTCCTCACAACTCAGAATCAAATGGTTTTGTGGGACACCTTTATGTTACTCTTGACTCTACATACTTTGTTAAAAAAGTTGATATGAACGTACCTAAAGATATTAATCTTAACTACGTTCAAAGTATGAAGATTAAACAAGAGTTTACTCGCACCGAAGATGGATTACGTATAAAAAAATTGGATGACGCTATTGTTGAAATGAAGTTGATGCCCGGTATTCAGGGATTACACGTTAGGCGTTTAATTGGTTGCAGAAATCATAGTTTTGAAGCTCCTGCCGATAGTTCTATTTTCGAGAAAGAGGGTGCTGTTATTGAGGATGAATATGCCTTAATGCAACCTAATCAATATTGGGAAGATAACCGTATGATTCCGATTAAGAAGAAAGAAAACTCGGTAGACAAAATTCTTGCCCAACTACGTCAAAATAAGGTATTTTATTGGTCAGAGAAGATTCTCACAAGCTTAGTGTCAGGATATGTTCCTACTTCAAAAAACAGCAAGTTTGATTTGGGTCCGTTAAATACTACTATTAGTGGTAATACGGTTGAGGGTGCTCGTTTAAGAATTGGTGGTATGACTACTCCTAACCTACACAAACGTATCTTCTTGGATGGTTATGTGGCATTTGGTACTCGCGATAAGAAGTTTAAATATAAAGCCGATTTCATATACTCTTTTATTGATAAAAAGGAGCATTACAAAGAGTACCCAATTCATCAAATTCGTCTATCACACAAGTATGATATTAACCAGCTTGGTCAGCAATACAGATTTACCAATAAGGATAATGTATTCTTGGCTCTTAAACGTATGAAAGATGTTCGCTCTACCTATTTAAGAACTTCTGAAATTGAGTATATGAGAGAACACAGACATGGATTATCATATAATATAGGTTTTGCTTTTAAGACCGAAGAGGCTACTCAATGGATGGAGTTTGTTGATGGTTATGGTAACTCTCTTAAAAAGTATGACCAAGCAGATTTCAATATAAAAATCAGATATGCCCACAAAGAGCGTTTTTACCAAACTAAAGGTCAACGCTACCCTATTTCAAAAACAGCTCCTATTATTTTGCTTAACCATGGAATGGGATGGAAGGGTTTCTTGAATAGCAAGTACAACTATCAACGTACCGATTTAAGTTTACAAAAGGCTTTCTGGTTCTCAACTTACGGACACTTGAATGCTGTACTTAAATTCTCAAAGGTTTGGACTAAAACTCCATATACTGCATTGATTATACCCGATGCTAACCTTACATATACTATTCAACCTCAATCGTTCTCAGTATTGAATCCTGTTGAGTTTATTTTTGACAACTACGCTGCTTGGGATCTTGAGTATTATGCCAATGGTATTCTGTTTAACCACATTCCATATATAAAATATTTGAAAATAAGAGAGGTTGTTTCGTTTAGAGGTTTCTTTGGTTATTTGTCGGATAAGAATAATCCCGAGAAAGATCCCACACTTTGGCGTTTCCCCGATGTTAACCAAAATGCTCATTGGAAACCTAAATTGCCATATATGGAGGTGGGTGTTGGATTGGACAACATATTAAGTATTTTAAGAATTGAATATGTATTCCGCGTAACATACAGAGATTTACCGAATATTAAAAAAGGTGGCGTGAGAATTGAGTTACACTTCTCATTCTAA
- a CDS encoding M48 family metallopeptidase — MKKLNCLILLIAVILTACSTVPLTDRKQFLLVSDQEVLALGLQSYNDYISTAKPSPDTISAKVVAECGLKIQKAVENYLASVGMSSQISGYEWEFVLTHDSTANAFCMPGGKVVVYDGLLPYTKSVDELAVVIGHEIAHAVAKHSNERISQQMILSAGSQTLSGILSGKSETAQLWGETIFGLGANYGVMLPFSRKQEYEADKLGLIFMTMAGYDPSVAVSFWESMSTGGASMPEFMSTHPSDANRVAKIKELLPELEQYKK, encoded by the coding sequence ATGAAAAAATTAAATTGTTTAATACTGCTGATAGCAGTAATTCTAACGGCGTGTAGTACAGTGCCATTGACTGATCGTAAACAATTTCTGTTAGTTAGCGATCAAGAGGTTTTGGCATTAGGGCTACAAAGTTATAACGACTACATTTCAACAGCAAAACCATCACCTGATACAATCAGTGCAAAAGTAGTTGCAGAATGTGGATTAAAAATTCAAAAAGCAGTTGAAAATTATTTAGCGTCTGTTGGAATGAGCTCTCAAATCTCAGGATATGAGTGGGAGTTTGTGTTAACCCATGATAGTACAGCAAATGCATTCTGTATGCCGGGAGGTAAAGTAGTAGTATATGACGGGTTGTTACCATATACAAAAAGTGTGGATGAGTTAGCAGTGGTAATTGGACACGAAATAGCTCATGCTGTTGCAAAACACTCAAATGAGCGTATTAGTCAGCAAATGATACTATCAGCAGGATCGCAAACATTGTCCGGAATACTATCAGGAAAATCTGAAACAGCACAACTATGGGGCGAAACAATCTTTGGATTGGGAGCAAATTACGGAGTTATGTTGCCATTCTCTCGTAAACAAGAGTATGAGGCAGATAAATTAGGATTGATATTTATGACAATGGCGGGATATGATCCCTCAGTGGCAGTCTCATTCTGGGAGTCTATGAGTACAGGTGGAGCATCAATGCCTGAGTTTATGAGTACACACCCAAGTGATGCAAATCGTGTTGCAAAAATAAAAGAGTTGTTACCCGAATTAGAACAATATAAAAAATAG
- a CDS encoding HlyD family efflux transporter periplasmic adaptor subunit: MKRFVYITITLLMVSCGDKSEFDAQGTFEATEVIVSSEANGRIISFNIEEGNMVDANTIIGTIDSVQLYLQRKQLEAQQSALLASRPDIKKQVSSLKEEIAKQKVELKRIGNMLRDGAATQKQYDDIEAHIRILEGKLDATLSTLTKNASTIDDNSAALEAQISALDDRIEKCKIVSPINGTVLVKYAEAGELATVGKPLMKIADLENIYLRAYFTSNQLADIKLGESVTVIADFGEDNRYEYDGKITWISAESEFTPKTIQTKESRSNLVYAVKIAVKNDGRIKIGLSGEVKL, encoded by the coding sequence ATGAAACGATTTGTATATATTACCATAACATTACTTATGGTTTCGTGTGGAGATAAGAGCGAATTTGACGCTCAGGGTACTTTTGAGGCTACTGAGGTTATTGTTTCTTCGGAGGCTAATGGCAGAATTATTAGTTTTAATATTGAAGAGGGTAATATGGTTGATGCCAATACTATTATTGGAACTATTGATAGTGTTCAACTTTATCTTCAACGTAAACAACTTGAGGCTCAACAATCGGCTCTTCTTGCTTCTCGCCCCGATATTAAGAAACAGGTTTCTTCATTAAAAGAGGAGATTGCTAAACAGAAGGTTGAGTTAAAACGCATAGGTAATATGCTACGTGATGGTGCGGCTACTCAAAAGCAGTATGATGATATTGAGGCTCATATTCGTATTTTAGAGGGTAAATTGGATGCTACGCTCTCTACTCTCACAAAGAATGCTTCTACTATTGATGATAACTCTGCTGCATTAGAGGCTCAAATCTCGGCTCTTGATGATAGAATTGAGAAGTGCAAAATTGTATCTCCTATAAATGGTACTGTTTTGGTTAAGTACGCTGAAGCAGGAGAACTTGCAACAGTTGGCAAACCTCTTATGAAGATTGCTGACCTTGAGAATATTTATCTTCGTGCATATTTTACTTCAAACCAACTTGCTGATATTAAATTGGGAGAGAGCGTTACTGTTATTGCTGACTTTGGAGAAGATAATCGTTATGAGTATGATGGCAAAATAACTTGGATCTCGGCTGAGAGTGAATTTACTCCCAAAACTATTCAAACTAAGGAGTCTCGCTCTAATTTAGTGTATGCAGTAAAGATTGCGGTTAAAAACGACGGTCGTATTAAAATTGGTCTTTCTGGCGAAGTTAAATTATAG
- a CDS encoding DUF4924 family protein, which produces MIIAKEKRENNIAEYLLYMWQVEDIIRACKYDIALINANIVEGYNVAPEVKAEIRNWYENLIEMMRNEGKLERGHLQINTNVIIKLNDLHSQLLASHKMPLYTVAFYKALPYINEIKGKQGANECSDIETAFNMLYGLLMLRLTKKEISEETIAASKTISQFLSHLSELYKQDKAGELEL; this is translated from the coding sequence ATGATTATTGCAAAAGAGAAGAGAGAGAACAATATAGCCGAATATCTGCTTTATATGTGGCAGGTGGAGGATATAATCAGAGCATGTAAATATGACATTGCTCTGATTAATGCTAATATTGTGGAGGGTTATAATGTTGCTCCAGAGGTTAAAGCCGAGATAAGGAATTGGTATGAAAATCTAATTGAAATGATGCGAAATGAGGGCAAATTGGAGAGAGGTCATTTGCAGATTAACACAAATGTCATTATCAAACTCAACGACCTTCACTCTCAACTTCTGGCTTCGCACAAAATGCCTCTTTATACCGTCGCTTTTTACAAAGCACTACCCTACATTAACGAGATAAAGGGTAAACAAGGAGCAAATGAGTGTAGTGATATTGAAACTGCGTTCAATATGCTATACGGATTATTGATGCTACGTTTAACTAAAAAAGAGATTTCGGAAGAGACAATTGCTGCAAGTAAAACTATTTCGCAGTTTTTATCTCATCTCTCAGAACTATATAAACAAGATAAAGCAGGCGAATTAGAGTTATAA
- a CDS encoding ABC transporter ATP-binding protein — MNAIEVDNLSKSYGKVEALKGVSFEVRKGELFGLIGPDGAGKTTLFRILTTLLNPDSGCAKVEGCDTVKDYLSIRSRIGYMPGRFSLYPDLSVEENLQFFAALFGVTIEESYDLVAPIYKHIEPFKSRKAGKLSGGMKQKLALSCALIHRPSVLFLDEPTTGVDAVSRSEFWDMLSDLKLKGITIVVSTPYMDEANRCDRIALCNEGSILRIDTPDRIVKSFDSKLYGIKAKNMFALLERSRNFKGVVNCYPFGEWHHIIIDNEFDIEALKKENSHTEGFEIENVNASIEDVFIKLMKQ, encoded by the coding sequence ATGAATGCAATAGAGGTTGATAATCTGAGTAAGAGTTACGGCAAAGTTGAGGCCTTAAAAGGTGTGTCGTTTGAGGTGCGAAAGGGAGAACTTTTCGGACTTATCGGACCTGATGGTGCTGGTAAAACTACGTTGTTCCGCATACTTACTACCCTTCTCAATCCTGATTCGGGATGTGCAAAGGTGGAGGGTTGTGATACTGTAAAAGATTATCTATCTATACGTTCAAGGATTGGCTATATGCCTGGAAGATTCTCTCTATATCCCGATTTGTCAGTTGAAGAGAACCTGCAATTCTTTGCTGCTCTGTTTGGTGTTACAATAGAGGAATCGTACGATTTGGTTGCTCCTATATATAAACATATTGAACCTTTCAAGAGTCGTAAAGCAGGAAAGTTATCGGGAGGTATGAAGCAAAAACTTGCTCTTTCGTGTGCTTTAATTCATCGCCCAAGTGTATTGTTTTTGGATGAGCCTACAACGGGAGTGGATGCTGTTTCGCGTAGCGAGTTTTGGGATATGCTTTCGGATTTAAAATTGAAAGGTATTACAATAGTTGTTTCTACTCCTTATATGGATGAGGCAAACCGTTGCGACCGGATTGCTCTTTGCAACGAAGGCTCTATTTTGAGGATTGATACACCAGATAGGATTGTTAAAAGTTTTGATTCAAAACTATATGGTATTAAAGCTAAAAATATGTTTGCTCTTTTAGAGAGGAGCAGAAATTTTAAAGGTGTTGTTAACTGCTATCCTTTTGGAGAGTGGCACCATATTATTATTGACAACGAGTTTGATATAGAAGCGTTAAAAAAAGAGAACAGCCATACTGAAGGTTTTGAGATTGAGAATGTAAATGCCTCTATTGAAGATGTGTTTATTAAATTGATGAAGCAATGA
- a CDS encoding ABC transporter permease, whose product MKGNFGSFVKKESLHILRDKRTMLIVMLIPVVLMILFGFAISTEVNNIRVAVVAPERTDGICDAVEKISQNSYFTFCGYINNDDVDNKLRTNDVCAVIVFASDYDRRVALASEGVPSKPVIQLIVDASNVNSAGAATAYLQNILLGRESQQSMFETRMLFNPQMKSAYNFVPGIMGLIFILVCAMMTSVSIVREKEMGSMEVLLVSPVRPVKIIFAKMIPYFAISCIVLITILMLAHYLLEVPMTGGVGGILSISILYLILSLALGLLVSTIAKTQVVALLISAMVLMMPIMMLSGLLFPIENLPKFFQVVSNIVPARWYIDAVRKMMIQGESITAVWQNCAILFGMTVALLGISLKKFNDKLE is encoded by the coding sequence ATGAAAGGGAATTTTGGTTCATTTGTAAAAAAAGAGTCGCTTCATATTCTGCGAGATAAGCGTACAATGTTAATTGTTATGCTTATCCCTGTTGTACTTATGATTCTTTTTGGGTTTGCAATATCTACTGAAGTGAACAATATTCGTGTGGCTGTTGTGGCTCCTGAACGTACTGACGGAATTTGTGATGCTGTTGAAAAAATTTCGCAAAATAGTTATTTTACTTTTTGCGGATATATAAATAATGATGACGTTGATAATAAGTTACGTACAAATGATGTTTGTGCTGTTATTGTATTTGCATCGGATTATGACAGACGTGTTGCTCTTGCCTCAGAGGGTGTTCCCTCAAAGCCCGTTATTCAGTTGATTGTTGATGCCTCTAATGTTAATAGTGCTGGTGCTGCTACTGCTTACTTACAGAACATATTATTGGGGAGGGAATCGCAACAATCAATGTTTGAAACACGTATGTTATTTAACCCTCAGATGAAGAGTGCCTATAATTTTGTTCCTGGTATTATGGGGCTTATCTTTATTCTTGTTTGTGCAATGATGACCTCTGTTTCAATTGTTCGCGAAAAAGAGATGGGCTCTATGGAGGTTTTACTTGTTTCTCCCGTTAGACCTGTTAAGATTATTTTTGCCAAGATGATTCCCTATTTTGCTATTTCGTGTATTGTTCTTATTACAATTTTAATGTTGGCTCATTATCTGTTAGAGGTTCCTATGACGGGTGGTGTTGGGGGTATTCTATCAATTTCGATATTATATTTGATTCTTTCTCTTGCTCTTGGATTATTAGTATCTACTATCGCAAAGACTCAGGTTGTTGCTCTATTGATTTCGGCTATGGTTTTGATGATGCCTATTATGATGCTTTCAGGATTACTATTCCCTATTGAAAATCTCCCTAAGTTTTTTCAGGTAGTTTCGAATATAGTTCCTGCCCGTTGGTATATTGACGCAGTGCGTAAAATGATGATTCAAGGTGAATCTATTACTGCAGTTTGGCAAAATTGTGCTATTCTTTTTGGTATGACTGTTGCACTACTTGGTATCTCATTGAAAAAGTTTAATGATAAACTCGAATAG